Proteins encoded by one window of Swingsia samuiensis:
- a CDS encoding NAD(P)H-binding protein, whose protein sequence is MNICVIGANGRSGAALCRALIQRNLNVIAVVRSCGKLAPDLADACKAVRQADLTDAENLPIALENADLVINTAHAKYIPNILKATQAPVVALGSTRKFTRWMDDHGRGVLKGEQALIQDGRPSVILHPTMIYGAQGEDNVQRLATLLERLPIIPLPGGGKSLVQPIYQSDVTNSMIAAIDLIAKGRIKTPESIVIAGPKAVSYRTFVRMILYFAEMGGRPIISVPGWMLSAAAHLIQHMNKLPKITPEEVRRLLEDKNFDITRMENELGVKPVPLEYGLKKLLARPYLPPV, encoded by the coding sequence ATGAATATCTGCGTTATTGGGGCCAATGGGCGCTCTGGTGCAGCTTTGTGCCGTGCGCTCATTCAACGCAACCTCAACGTCATTGCAGTTGTTCGCAGTTGTGGGAAACTAGCACCCGACTTAGCCGATGCCTGCAAAGCTGTTCGACAAGCTGATTTGACGGATGCAGAGAATCTGCCCATCGCCCTAGAAAATGCTGATCTTGTTATAAATACAGCGCATGCCAAATATATCCCAAATATCCTAAAGGCTACTCAGGCACCTGTTGTCGCCTTAGGAAGCACACGCAAATTTACACGCTGGATGGATGATCATGGCAGAGGCGTCCTCAAGGGGGAGCAGGCTTTAATACAAGATGGCCGCCCTTCTGTTATCCTTCATCCAACGATGATTTACGGTGCTCAAGGGGAGGATAATGTTCAGCGCCTCGCTACATTACTTGAGCGTTTACCCATTATTCCATTGCCTGGAGGGGGTAAATCACTTGTTCAGCCCATTTATCAGAGTGATGTCACCAATAGCATGATTGCTGCGATTGATCTGATTGCTAAAGGCCGAATAAAAACACCTGAAAGTATCGTCATCGCGGGGCCTAAAGCTGTTTCTTACCGCACTTTTGTCCGTATGATTCTTTATTTTGCGGAAATGGGCGGCCGTCCTATTATTTCTGTTCCTGGATGGATGCTCAGTGCGGCAGCGCATCTGATTCAACACATGAATAAACTACCCAAGATTACCCCTGAAGAAGTCCGCCGCTTACTAGAAGATAAAAACTTTGATATCACCCGCATGGAAAATGAGTTAGGGGTGAAGCCGGTACCTTTAGAATATGGGCTGAAGAAACTTCTTGCTCGCCCTTACCTTCCCCCCGTCTGA
- a CDS encoding DMT family transporter, with protein sequence MNYAYLAVAIISETIATSSLKQSLGFTKLIPTIIVILGYIIAFYFLSLALKEIPTGIAYAIWSGVGIVLISTVAWIFQGQKLDMPAMVGMALIIAGVIVMNVFSKTSSH encoded by the coding sequence ATGAATTATGCGTATCTTGCTGTCGCCATTATATCTGAAACAATTGCGACTTCATCACTTAAACAAAGCCTCGGGTTCACTAAACTTATCCCAACGATTATCGTCATTTTAGGCTATATAATCGCTTTTTACTTTCTCTCTCTCGCTCTCAAAGAAATACCCACAGGTATCGCTTACGCCATTTGGTCAGGCGTTGGAATCGTTTTGATCTCTACCGTTGCATGGATCTTCCAAGGGCAAAAACTCGATATGCCAGCCATGGTCGGTATGGCGCTTATCATTGCAGGTGTGATTGTTATGAATGTTTTTTCCAAAACATCCAGTCACTAA
- the rpsI gene encoding 30S ribosomal protein S9 → MSETQERTGTLQDLASAAPAINTNVAPVHEQKRDAQGRSYATGRRKDAVARVWIKPGKGDIIVNGRPVTTYFARPVLRMIITQPFLLTDRYNQFDVYCTVTGGGLSGQAGAVRHGISRALTHYEPALRGILKVAGFLTRDSRVVERKKYGRAKARRSFQFSKR, encoded by the coding sequence ATGTCTGAGACCCAAGAGCGTACCGGCACATTGCAGGACCTTGCGAGCGCAGCTCCTGCAATAAACACAAACGTAGCCCCAGTTCACGAACAAAAGCGTGATGCTCAGGGCCGTTCTTATGCAACAGGCCGTCGTAAAGACGCAGTTGCTCGCGTATGGATTAAGCCTGGCAAAGGCGATATTATTGTGAACGGTCGCCCGGTCACAACATACTTTGCTCGTCCAGTGCTTCGTATGATCATTACGCAGCCTTTCCTTTTAACGGATCGTTACAACCAGTTTGACGTGTATTGCACGGTGACAGGTGGCGGACTTTCTGGCCAAGCCGGGGCGGTTCGTCATGGTATTTCACGTGCATTGACACATTATGAACCAGCACTTCGTGGTATCCTGAAGGTTGCAGGCTTCTTGACACGTGATAGCCGTGTTGTTGAGCGTAAAAAGTATGGTCGTGCAAAAGCACGTCGTTCTTTCCAGTTCTCAAAGCGCTAA
- a CDS encoding branched-chain amino acid aminotransferase, protein MLTFSIEKTDTPTDAKKRAEWLANPVFGRIFTDHMAIIRYSEGKGWHDAKITARKPLSIDPASTVLHYGQEIFEGMKAYRGADGHIKSFRPEANAERFAASARRMGMAVLPEDLFVQAVDELVRIDQDWVPSGEGQSLYLRPFMISNEVFLGVKPSTEYLFIVIGCPVGAYFGSGAVSVWVSEFFTRAAIGGTGEAKCGGNYAGSLVAQAEAKEKGCDQVLFLDARERRYVEEMGGMNIMFVRNDGKIVTPPLGGTILRGITRNSIIRLAADNGIEVLEEPVDIEEVFSGAASGKYTEAFACGTAAVLSPIGKLRRPSGEAVFGNGEPGPIAIKLKKILTDVQSGRAPDKHSWLHDIV, encoded by the coding sequence ATGCTAACATTTTCTATCGAAAAAACTGATACTCCAACAGATGCAAAAAAGCGTGCAGAGTGGCTAGCGAACCCTGTATTTGGGCGTATATTTACAGATCATATGGCGATTATTCGTTATTCAGAAGGCAAAGGCTGGCATGATGCAAAAATTACAGCGCGTAAACCTTTGAGCATTGATCCTGCGTCTACAGTTTTACATTACGGACAAGAAATTTTTGAAGGAATGAAAGCTTATCGCGGCGCTGATGGACACATAAAGTCGTTTCGTCCGGAGGCAAATGCAGAGCGTTTTGCAGCGTCCGCCCGGCGGATGGGTATGGCTGTTTTACCTGAAGATCTATTTGTGCAAGCCGTGGATGAATTGGTGCGTATAGATCAGGATTGGGTTCCTTCTGGGGAAGGCCAAAGCCTGTATTTACGTCCCTTTATGATTTCGAATGAGGTTTTTTTAGGCGTCAAACCTTCGACAGAATATTTGTTTATTGTAATTGGCTGCCCTGTTGGGGCTTATTTTGGTTCCGGAGCGGTTTCGGTTTGGGTGTCTGAATTTTTCACGCGAGCTGCAATTGGTGGAACCGGAGAGGCCAAATGCGGTGGGAATTATGCGGGTAGTTTGGTCGCGCAAGCGGAAGCAAAAGAAAAGGGCTGCGATCAGGTTCTGTTCTTGGATGCTCGTGAACGGCGGTATGTCGAAGAAATGGGCGGTATGAACATTATGTTCGTTCGCAACGATGGGAAGATTGTAACACCACCTTTAGGAGGTACAATCTTACGAGGGATCACAAGGAATAGCATTATTCGCTTAGCTGCGGATAACGGGATTGAGGTTTTAGAAGAACCTGTTGATATTGAAGAGGTATTTTCTGGCGCAGCCTCAGGAAAATACACAGAAGCTTTTGCGTGTGGTACTGCTGCTGTATTGTCTCCTATAGGGAAATTACGTCGTCCTTCAGGTGAGGCTGTGTTTGGAAATGGTGAGCCCGGACCAATTGCAATAAAACTCAAGAAGATTTTGACAGATGTCCAGAGTGGGCGTGCGCCAGATAAGCATAGTTGGTTGCATGATATTGTTTGA
- the rplM gene encoding 50S ribosomal protein L13: MKTTRSLKPAEVTKNWVLIDAEGLVLGRLASIIANRLRGKHKPQFTPHVDCGDNVVVINADKIALTGNKFGQKLFHYHTGHPGGIKERTITQRLTGKNPGHVVEKAVERMITRGPLQRAQMKHLYVYAGSEHPHDGQKPAKLDVAALNRKNTISHES, from the coding sequence ATGAAGACTACACGTTCGCTGAAGCCAGCGGAGGTGACGAAGAATTGGGTGTTGATCGATGCCGAAGGGCTCGTTCTCGGCCGTCTCGCCTCCATTATCGCTAACCGCCTGCGCGGTAAGCATAAGCCACAATTTACACCACATGTTGATTGCGGTGATAATGTTGTTGTGATTAATGCTGACAAAATTGCTCTTACAGGCAATAAATTTGGTCAGAAGCTTTTCCATTACCACACAGGCCATCCTGGTGGAATTAAAGAGCGTACAATTACACAACGCCTCACAGGAAAAAATCCAGGGCATGTTGTTGAGAAGGCTGTTGAGCGTATGATTACGCGTGGTCCTCTGCAACGCGCTCAGATGAAGCACCTTTATGTTTATGCTGGATCTGAACATCCGCATGACGGTCAGAAGCCTGCTAAATTAGATGTAGCTGCTCTGAACCGTAAGAACACAATTTCACACGAGTCGTAA